In Neomonachus schauinslandi chromosome 6, ASM220157v2, whole genome shotgun sequence, a genomic segment contains:
- the RNF2 gene encoding E3 ubiquitin-protein ligase RING2, whose protein sequence is MSQAVQTNGTQPLSKTWELSLYELQRTPQEAITDGLEIVVSPRSLHSELMCPICLDMLKNTMTTKECLHRFCADCIITALRSGNKECPTCRKKLVSKRSLRPDPNFDALISKIYPSRDEYEAHQERVLARINKHNNQQALSHSIEEGLKIQAMNRLQRGKKQQIENGSGAEDNGDSSHCSNASTHSNQEAGPSNKRTKTSDDSGLELDNNNAAVAIDPVMDGASEIELVFRPHPTLMEKDDSAQTRYIKTSGNATVDHLSKYLAVRLALEELRSKGESNQMNLDTASEKQYTIYIATASGQFTVLNGSFSLELVSEKYWKVNKPMELYYAPTKEHK, encoded by the exons ATGTCTCAGGCTGTGCAGACAAACGGAACTCAACCATTAAGCAAAACATGGGAACTCAGTTTATATGAATTACAACGAACACCTCAG GAGGCAATAACGGATGGCTTGGAAATTGTGGTTTCACCTCGAAGTCTACACAGTGAATTAATGTGCCCAATTTGTTTGGATATGTTGAAGAACACCATGACTACAAAGGAGTGTTTACATCGTTTTTGTGCAGACTGCATTATCACAGCCCTCAGAAGTGG CAATAAAGAATGTCCTACCTGTCGGAAAAAGCTAGTTTCTAAAAGATCACTAAGGCCAGACCCAAACTTTGATGCACTCATCAGCAAAATTTATCCAAGTCGTGATGAGTATGAAGCTCATCAAGAGAGAGTATTAGCCAGGATCAACAAGCACAATAATCAGCAAGCACTCAGTCACAGCATTGAGGAAGGACTGAAGATACAGGCCATGAACAG ATTACAGCgaggcaagaaacaacagattGAAAATGGTAGTGGAGCAGAAGACAATGGTGACAGTTCTCACTGTAGTAATGCTTCCACACACAGTAATCAGGAAGCAGGACCTAGTAACAAACGGACCAAAACATCTGATGATTCCGGGCTTGAGCTTGATAATAACAATGCAGCAGTGGCAATTGATCCAGTAATGGATGGTGCTAGTGAAATTGAATTAGTATTCAGGCCTCATCCCACACTAATGGAAAAAGATGATAGTGCACAGACAAG atacaTAAAGACTTCAGGTAATGCCACTGTTGATCACTTATCCAAGTATCTGGCTGTGAGGTTAGCTTTGGAAGAACTTCGAAGCAAAGGAGAATCAAATCAGATGAACCTTGATACAGCCAGTGAGAAGCAGTATACCATTTACATAGCAACAGCCAGTGGGCAGTTCACT gtATTAAATGgctctttttctttggaattggTCAGTGAGAAATACTGGAAAGTGAACAAACCCATGGAACTTTATTATGCACCCACAAAGGAGCACAAATGA